In the genome of Deinococcus deserti VCD115, one region contains:
- a CDS encoding type II secretion system F family protein → MPVFEYRARDRSGTVLKSQMEAETAAQVRDILRSKSLMILEIKPPKSGLNADINIPFLNNRPPGLKPVAIFSKQLATLINAGVPLVQSLAILQKQIEHKGFQKVVKDLRGDVESGIPLSEAIAKYPKIFDRLYVNLIRAGETSGTLDAILERIASFQEKDLALRGKIKSAMTYPVIVLIFALGITYFLLTTIVPQFGMILVQLNAPLPFITKMLMAVSDFLKSSTWVIALVVTALVYAYRAIYKTPKGRMQIDKIKLRIPVFGNLIQKSAISSFARTLGLLLSSGVNIIESLEITKGTANNAVVEETLDNAKNVVMVGEQMSSSLGASKVFPPMVVSMISIGEETGSLDSMLDKVGDFYDREVDEAVDAMTAAIEPLMIVFLGVIIGTIVAGMFLPMFSIIGALSQ, encoded by the coding sequence ATGCCCGTCTTTGAATACCGCGCACGCGACCGCTCCGGCACTGTGCTGAAATCACAGATGGAGGCAGAGACGGCCGCTCAGGTCCGTGACATCTTGCGGTCCAAGAGCCTCATGATCCTCGAGATCAAGCCGCCCAAGAGCGGCCTGAACGCCGATATCAACATTCCCTTCCTGAATAACCGCCCGCCAGGACTCAAGCCGGTGGCTATTTTCAGCAAACAGCTTGCCACGCTGATCAACGCCGGAGTCCCGCTGGTGCAGTCACTGGCTATTCTGCAAAAGCAGATCGAGCATAAGGGCTTTCAGAAGGTTGTCAAGGACCTGCGCGGGGACGTCGAGTCGGGGATCCCGCTGAGCGAGGCCATCGCCAAGTACCCCAAAATCTTTGATCGCCTGTATGTCAACCTGATTCGTGCCGGTGAAACGAGTGGCACGCTTGACGCCATCCTCGAGCGGATTGCAAGCTTCCAGGAAAAGGATCTGGCCCTGCGCGGCAAGATCAAGAGTGCGATGACCTATCCGGTAATTGTGCTTATTTTTGCACTGGGCATCACCTACTTCCTGCTGACGACCATCGTGCCGCAGTTCGGGATGATTCTGGTTCAGCTCAACGCTCCACTGCCATTCATCACAAAAATGCTGATGGCCGTGTCGGACTTCCTGAAAAGTTCTACCTGGGTCATTGCCCTTGTCGTCACAGCACTCGTTTATGCCTACCGTGCCATTTACAAAACCCCCAAGGGCCGAATGCAGATCGACAAGATCAAACTCAGGATTCCTGTCTTCGGCAACCTGATCCAGAAAAGTGCCATCAGCTCATTTGCACGGACACTCGGCCTGCTGCTCAGCAGTGGGGTCAACATTATCGAGAGTCTGGAGATCACGAAGGGGACGGCAAACAATGCAGTGGTTGAGGAGACCCTGGACAATGCCAAGAACGTAGTGATGGTTGGTGAACAGATGAGTTCAAGTCTTGGGGCCAGCAAGGTCTTTCCGCCGATGGTGGTCAGCATGATTTCCATTGGTGAAGAAACCGGCTCCCTGGATTCGATGCTCGACAAGGTCGGAGACTTCTACGACCGCGAAGTCGACGAAGCCGTCGACGCCATGACTGCAGCTATCGAACCCCTGATGATCGTTTTCCTGGGGGTCATCATCGGCACAATCGTGGCTGGGATGTTCCTCCCCATGTTCAGCATTATTGGCGCCCTCAGCCAGTAA
- a CDS encoding L-threonylcarbamoyladenylate synthase — protein sequence MTFDVISMVPNTPPDWLTAVHNAAAALLRGAVVAYPSETVWGLAAHPQHPQAVERLYALKGRAADKPVQVSCAGVDEALHYAVPSPALSALAPLWPGPLTLVTAARPECPAYLAPHGQVGLRVPDHPVALALLQLSGGALATTSCNRSGLPAARTWEEAVTSGLGDLVLPDGGHPAAGIASTVVLLPAGEVVREGAVSAVTLRQLLVLHEEREQ from the coding sequence ATGACCTTTGATGTAATTTCTATGGTACCCAACACTCCACCAGATTGGCTTACTGCCGTTCATAACGCTGCCGCTGCCCTGCTGCGGGGAGCTGTCGTTGCCTATCCCTCGGAGACCGTGTGGGGCCTGGCCGCGCATCCCCAGCACCCGCAGGCTGTCGAGCGGCTGTACGCCCTGAAGGGACGCGCCGCAGACAAACCGGTGCAGGTGTCCTGCGCGGGGGTGGACGAGGCGCTTCATTACGCTGTCCCGAGCCCTGCGTTGAGTGCCCTGGCTCCGTTATGGCCCGGACCCCTGACGCTGGTTACGGCGGCACGGCCTGAGTGTCCAGCCTATCTCGCCCCCCATGGCCAAGTGGGACTGCGGGTGCCTGACCATCCGGTTGCCCTGGCACTGCTGCAGCTGAGTGGAGGCGCCCTGGCCACCACAAGCTGTAACCGCAGTGGTCTCCCTGCAGCCCGCACCTGGGAGGAAGCTGTCACGAGCGGCCTGGGCGACCTGGTTCTGCCGGACGGCGGTCATCCCGCGGCCGGCATAGCAAGCACAGTGGTTCTTCTGCCCGCTGGTGAAGTGGTCCGTGAGGGCGCCGTATCTGCCGTCACTCTCCGGCAGCTTTTGGTTCTGCACGAAGAGCGGGAACAGTGA
- the scpB gene encoding SMC-Scp complex subunit ScpB, whose product MSDTAPRLSLQALIGAALLAAGRPVAVRELATVLQLEEEAMLRELESFSDVLSAADLGFRVEVVAGGYRLVVPGEVAAQLSPLLAPPPLPALSSAALEVLAVIAYRQPVTRAEIEAMRGGSASTVVTLQERELVKVVGRSDAVGQPLLYGTTERFLMEFGLAGLGDLPPLDGADFSHLLRG is encoded by the coding sequence GTGAGCGACACTGCACCTCGCCTTTCCCTCCAGGCGTTGATTGGAGCAGCGCTGCTGGCAGCGGGGCGACCCGTCGCAGTTCGGGAGCTGGCCACCGTCCTTCAGCTTGAAGAGGAAGCCATGCTGCGCGAGTTGGAGTCCTTTTCAGACGTGCTGTCGGCAGCGGATCTGGGTTTCCGTGTCGAGGTGGTAGCGGGCGGATACCGACTGGTCGTGCCGGGAGAAGTTGCAGCTCAGCTGTCGCCCCTGCTGGCCCCGCCGCCGCTGCCAGCCCTGAGCAGCGCTGCACTGGAAGTGCTGGCCGTCATCGCCTACCGTCAGCCGGTGACCCGCGCTGAAATTGAGGCCATGCGCGGCGGGAGCGCCAGCACCGTGGTCACCCTTCAGGAGCGTGAGCTGGTCAAGGTGGTGGGACGCAGTGACGCGGTGGGACAGCCGCTGCTGTACGGCACCACGGAACGGTTCTTAATGGAGTTTGGTCTGGCCGGCCTGGGTGACCTCCCGCCCCTGGACGGCGCGGATTTCTCGCATCTGTTGCGCGGCTGA